From the genome of Ornithobacterium rhinotracheale, one region includes:
- a CDS encoding Na(+)-translocating NADH-quinone reductase subunit F, with the protein MEFTEEELHYIAMNFIGEELQKMGFEFLAVNSKLKKHPQFVTYKKNQKNIFVLVQASLPPDDYTRLPAIASKVISHAREQDARVWFAGVGITHADDLSRKPVKGEAYKLLFNGFNFLS; encoded by the coding sequence ATGGAATTTACCGAAGAAGAATTGCACTATATCGCTATGAATTTCATTGGCGAAGAGCTTCAAAAAATGGGGTTTGAGTTTCTTGCCGTGAATAGCAAACTTAAAAAACACCCTCAGTTTGTAACCTACAAGAAGAATCAAAAAAATATCTTTGTTCTTGTGCAGGCCTCCCTCCCACCCGATGATTACACGCGCCTGCCCGCCATTGCGAGCAAGGTCATAAGCCACGCGCGGGAGCAAGATGCACGCGTTTGGTTTGCAGGCGTAGGCATCACGCACGCAGATGATTTAAGCCGAAAACCTGTAAAAGGCGAAGCCTACAAATTGCTTTTTAATGGATTTAATTTTTTAAGTTAA
- a CDS encoding 1-acyl-sn-glycerol-3-phosphate acyltransferase has translation MSRKKNIFFDAFGYPHFIKRFIIFTFGAISYRRYNGFNKLKIQGTENIANLPEQNVLFVSNHQTYFADVSAMYHVFSSVKNGFQNSIKNPIYLLNPKIDMYYVAAKETMNKGLLAKIFSLAGAVTVKRTWREAGKDINRKVDLKEIDNIEKALQQGWVITFPQGTTKAFAPGRKGTAHIIKKNKPIVIPVVIDGFRRSFDKKGLLIKKRGIEQTMTFKPPLEIDYENDSTQKIIDQVMDAIEQSEKYIKVKPIPEEGKAEN, from the coding sequence GTGAGCCGTAAAAAAAACATATTTTTCGATGCCTTTGGGTATCCACATTTCATCAAGCGATTTATCATTTTCACCTTTGGTGCAATTTCGTATCGTAGATACAATGGATTCAATAAGTTAAAAATCCAAGGAACTGAAAATATCGCTAATCTCCCAGAGCAAAATGTACTTTTTGTATCGAATCACCAAACCTATTTTGCAGATGTTTCGGCGATGTATCATGTATTTAGCAGCGTGAAAAATGGATTTCAAAATTCAATTAAAAACCCTATTTACCTGCTAAATCCTAAAATTGATATGTACTATGTAGCGGCAAAAGAAACCATGAACAAAGGTCTTTTGGCTAAAATATTCTCTCTCGCAGGAGCCGTTACTGTAAAAAGAACATGGCGTGAAGCGGGAAAAGACATCAATCGAAAAGTTGATTTAAAAGAAATTGATAATATTGAAAAAGCTTTGCAACAAGGCTGGGTAATTACCTTCCCACAAGGTACTACCAAAGCTTTTGCCCCAGGCAGAAAGGGAACGGCACACATCATCAAAAAAAACAAACCAATTGTGATTCCTGTGGTGATTGATGGATTCCGCCGTTCGTTTGACAAAAAAGGGCTTTTGATTAAAAAGCGTGGAATTGAGCAAACTATGACCTTCAAACCACCTTTAGAAATTGATTATGAGAACGATAGCACTCAAAAAATCATAGATCAAGTAATGGACGCTATCGAGCAATCAGAAAAATACATAAAGGTAAAACCTATTCCAGAAGAAGGCAAAGCCGAAAATTAA
- the kdsB gene encoding 3-deoxy-manno-octulosonate cytidylyltransferase, which produces MKVVAVIPARYNSQRFPGKLMQKLNGKELILYTYQAVKNTELFNDVIVATDDARILACLEKNNAKVQLTAENHISGSDRIAEVAQNLDADIIVNVQGDEPFITVEDLKTLIQIFENDTQKEVAVGSLMEIITDPDMIENPNNVKVVVDRYYNALYFSRSVIPYAREMQENTTYYKHLGIYAFRRDALLSFATLDRGFLEPTEKLEQLRYLENGFKIRLGIAKNPSIGIDTPEDLAMAEAFIQQTK; this is translated from the coding sequence ATGAAAGTAGTAGCAGTGATTCCTGCGCGATATAATTCGCAAAGATTTCCAGGAAAATTAATGCAAAAATTAAATGGTAAAGAATTGATTCTCTACACTTACCAGGCGGTGAAAAATACTGAGCTTTTCAATGATGTCATCGTGGCAACAGATGATGCTCGCATTCTGGCATGTTTGGAAAAAAATAATGCAAAAGTTCAGCTCACAGCAGAAAATCATATTTCTGGAAGCGATAGAATCGCCGAAGTGGCACAGAATCTTGATGCAGATATCATTGTAAATGTACAAGGAGATGAGCCATTTATCACAGTCGAAGATTTAAAAACGCTCATTCAAATTTTTGAAAACGACACGCAAAAAGAAGTCGCCGTGGGGAGTTTAATGGAAATCATTACCGATCCAGATATGATTGAGAATCCTAATAATGTGAAAGTGGTGGTAGATAGGTACTACAATGCACTTTATTTCTCTCGTTCAGTTATCCCATATGCACGAGAAATGCAGGAAAACACCACTTATTACAAGCATTTGGGTATTTACGCCTTTCGTCGTGATGCGTTGCTTTCTTTTGCCACTCTCGACCGTGGATTTTTAGAACCCACCGAAAAACTTGAGCAGCTCCGTTATCTAGAAAATGGTTTTAAAATCCGTTTGGGCATTGCCAAAAATCCAAGCATTGGTATTGATACGCCAGAGGATTTAGCGATGGCAGAAGCATTCATTCAACAAACTAAATAA
- a CDS encoding thiol-disulfide oxidoreductase DCC family protein, producing the protein MAERIIFFDGVCNLCDEFVQFVLKRDEGKVFKFSSLQSNFAQKKLAELGENAQNLNTIFYLKDEKLFNQSQAVLEIAKDLGYPYRIISIFQVFPRSFRDFLYQKVAKNRYKLFGQKNECMLPTPELKNRFLD; encoded by the coding sequence ATGGCTGAACGCATAATTTTTTTTGATGGTGTATGCAATTTATGCGATGAATTTGTACAATTTGTTTTAAAGAGGGATGAGGGTAAGGTGTTTAAATTCAGTTCATTGCAGTCGAATTTTGCACAGAAAAAACTAGCTGAGCTGGGCGAGAATGCACAAAATTTAAATACAATTTTTTATCTAAAAGATGAGAAGTTATTTAACCAATCTCAAGCGGTGCTAGAAATTGCTAAAGATTTGGGGTATCCGTACCGAATAATTTCTATTTTTCAGGTTTTTCCGCGTTCATTCAGGGATTTCTTGTACCAAAAAGTGGCTAAAAATCGCTATAAATTATTTGGGCAAAAAAACGAATGTATGCTCCCAACGCCTGAGTTGAAAAATCGATTTTTGGATTAA
- a CDS encoding IS30 family transposase: MARRFKHLDLHDRAMIEAYLKAGWSISKIARELKRDKSTISREVRRNRTKKGKYKAKTAQTLYSEKKERFLRYRRFTKDIEKRVRQFLYKRYSPLQIVGYCKKLGLEMVSVERIYQYIRADKLKGGNLYKYCRHALKKRKAQVSKIVGKIKNRTSIEERPQVVNDRKEFGHWEGDLIEGKNHKGYLLTITERVSRFLFIRYIPNKSADVVANAMIDVLVPYKGVVKSITVDNGLEFAQHERVGKRLGARVFFTHPYSSWEKGQIEHMNKLVRQYVKKGSAITKSNANKLKAVQKEINDRPFKVLKFCKPREVFFNFVENVAFRG, from the coding sequence ATGGCACGGAGATTTAAGCATTTGGATTTGCACGATAGAGCAATGATAGAGGCTTATTTAAAGGCTGGTTGGTCTATCTCTAAAATAGCCCGTGAACTGAAAAGGGATAAATCTACGATAAGCCGTGAAGTGAGGAGGAACCGAACGAAGAAAGGAAAATATAAAGCAAAGACAGCACAGACGCTCTATTCTGAAAAGAAAGAGCGTTTTTTGCGTTATAGACGCTTTACAAAAGACATTGAGAAAAGAGTAAGACAATTTCTGTATAAAAGATATTCACCGCTCCAAATAGTAGGCTATTGTAAAAAGTTGGGGCTTGAAATGGTATCAGTAGAAAGAATTTACCAATATATAAGGGCTGATAAATTGAAAGGAGGTAATCTGTACAAATATTGCAGGCACGCTTTGAAAAAGAGAAAGGCACAGGTTTCTAAAATTGTTGGAAAGATAAAAAATAGAACTAGTATAGAAGAACGCCCGCAAGTGGTGAATGATAGAAAAGAGTTCGGACACTGGGAGGGTGATTTAATTGAGGGAAAAAATCATAAGGGTTATTTGCTGACGATTACAGAAAGGGTATCAAGGTTTTTATTTATTAGATATATACCTAATAAAAGTGCTGATGTTGTGGCAAATGCGATGATAGATGTTTTGGTTCCGTACAAGGGGGTGGTTAAGTCTATTACGGTGGATAATGGTTTGGAGTTTGCACAGCACGAACGGGTGGGGAAGAGATTGGGGGCGCGTGTTTTTTTTACGCACCCTTATTCTAGTTGGGAAAAGGGACAAATTGAGCATATGAACAAACTTGTTAGACAGTATGTAAAAAAAGGTTCGGCAATTACAAAAAGTAACGCTAACAAGCTGAAAGCGGTACAAAAAGAGATAAACGATAGACCGTTTAAAGTGTTAAAGTTTTGCAAGCCTCGTGAAGTTTTTTTTAATTTTGTGGAAAATGTTGCATTTAGGGGTTGA
- a CDS encoding DUF3820 family protein, translating into MNKEILIEIVQTKMPFGKYKGVTIADIPVHYLEWFKSKGFPQGKLGVLLATTLEIKSNGLEEIIYNLKKLYGNKA; encoded by the coding sequence TTGAACAAAGAAATTTTAATAGAAATCGTTCAGACCAAAATGCCATTTGGAAAATACAAAGGCGTAACGATTGCAGATATTCCTGTGCATTATTTAGAATGGTTTAAAAGCAAAGGTTTTCCGCAAGGAAAATTAGGCGTTTTGCTTGCTACCACATTGGAAATCAAATCAAACGGACTGGAGGAAATTATCTACAATCTCAAAAAATTGTACGGAAACAAGGCTTAA
- a CDS encoding aminotransferase class V-fold PLP-dependent enzyme gives MTIENIKYQFPILSQKVNGKPLVYLDNGATVQKPKIVLDEMYRYYTTLNANVHRGIHTLSQEATIEMENSREKMRAFINAKKASEINFTSGTTDSINLVAYALKNIIKKGDEIIISEIDHHSNIVPWQMLAEWTGATTRHIPLLENGSLDLKEYEKLLNAKTKLVAFNHVSNALGTVNPAKEMIEKAHAVGAWVLVDGAQSAPHLKIDVQDLNADFYAFSGHKMYAPTGTGILYGKEEILEQLSPYRGGGEMIDSVCMDKSTYAGLPFKYEAGTPNICGNIVIAKAAEFIENIGHKAIAQHEQKLIEQTLNGLKNIPKIRIFGEGIERSGAVSFLMDLPGVHASDVGMILDKLGIAVRTGHHCCQPLMNKLNISGTIRASFAMYNTEDDVNQLLNGLELAKNMLG, from the coding sequence ATGACCATAGAAAATATAAAATATCAATTTCCTATTTTAAGCCAAAAAGTAAACGGCAAACCGCTCGTATACCTTGACAATGGCGCTACGGTACAAAAACCCAAAATAGTTTTGGACGAAATGTACCGCTACTACACCACACTCAATGCCAATGTGCACCGCGGCATCCACACGCTGAGCCAAGAAGCAACCATAGAAATGGAAAACAGCCGCGAGAAAATGCGTGCTTTTATCAATGCTAAAAAAGCTAGCGAAATCAATTTTACTTCGGGTACCACAGATTCCATTAATTTGGTGGCATATGCACTCAAAAACATTATTAAAAAAGGCGACGAAATCATTATTTCTGAAATAGACCACCATTCCAATATTGTTCCGTGGCAAATGCTTGCCGAGTGGACGGGTGCAACTACACGGCACATTCCCCTGCTTGAAAACGGAAGTTTGGATTTAAAAGAGTATGAAAAACTTTTAAATGCCAAAACCAAACTCGTGGCTTTTAATCATGTCTCAAATGCTTTGGGAACGGTGAATCCTGCTAAAGAAATGATTGAAAAAGCACACGCTGTGGGGGCTTGGGTTTTGGTAGATGGGGCGCAATCAGCACCACATTTAAAGATTGATGTGCAAGATTTAAATGCTGATTTTTATGCCTTTTCTGGACACAAAATGTATGCACCTACGGGAACAGGAATTTTGTACGGGAAAGAGGAAATCCTAGAGCAACTTTCGCCCTATCGTGGTGGTGGCGAGATGATAGACAGCGTGTGCATGGACAAGTCCACCTACGCAGGATTACCCTTTAAATACGAAGCGGGAACGCCTAATATTTGCGGCAATATCGTCATTGCCAAAGCAGCGGAATTTATCGAAAACATTGGGCATAAAGCGATTGCTCAACACGAACAAAAATTAATTGAACAAACACTCAATGGACTCAAAAATATACCCAAAATCCGAATTTTTGGAGAAGGCATTGAACGCTCAGGGGCGGTTTCGTTTTTAATGGATTTGCCAGGGGTGCATGCATCTGATGTGGGCATGATTTTGGATAAACTAGGCATTGCCGTGCGCACGGGACACCACTGTTGTCAACCTTTGATGAATAAGTTAAACATTAGTGGTACCATTCGTGCAAGTTTTGCCATGTACAACACTGAAGACGATGTGAATCAATTACTCAACGGGCTGGAACTGGCAAAAAATATGCTTGGTTAA
- the sufC gene encoding Fe-S cluster assembly ATPase SufC, with product MLKINNLHAALEDGQREILKGINLEINPGEVHAIMGPNGAGKSTLSSVIAGKEDYEVTDGDILLEGESLLELDPAERAQKGIFMSFQYPVAIPGVSVTNFIKTAINETRKAQGLDEMPAGELLKQIKEKSALLNIDQSFLSRSLNEGFSGGEKKRNEIFQMMMLNPKLAILDETDSGLDIDALKIVAEGVNKFKNKDNGVLIITHYQRLLDYIVPDFVHVLADGKIIKTGDKNLALELEEKGYDWLK from the coding sequence ATGCTGAAAATTAACAACTTACACGCTGCCTTGGAAGATGGGCAAAGAGAAATATTAAAAGGAATCAATCTTGAGATAAATCCAGGCGAAGTACACGCCATTATGGGACCAAACGGTGCGGGAAAAAGTACGCTTTCATCGGTAATTGCGGGAAAAGAAGACTATGAAGTAACCGACGGAGATATCCTACTTGAGGGCGAAAGTTTACTTGAACTTGACCCTGCAGAGCGCGCTCAAAAAGGAATTTTTATGTCGTTCCAGTATCCTGTGGCGATTCCAGGTGTTTCGGTAACAAATTTCATCAAAACAGCAATCAACGAAACTCGCAAAGCGCAAGGCTTAGACGAAATGCCCGCTGGCGAATTGTTGAAACAAATTAAAGAAAAATCAGCTTTATTAAATATAGACCAATCATTCTTATCTCGCTCGCTCAACGAGGGATTCTCTGGAGGGGAGAAAAAAAGAAACGAGATTTTCCAAATGATGATGCTTAATCCAAAACTTGCAATCCTAGACGAAACCGATTCTGGGCTAGATATCGATGCCCTTAAAATCGTAGCAGAAGGGGTAAACAAGTTTAAGAATAAAGACAACGGAGTGCTTATCATCACGCACTACCAGAGACTTTTGGATTACATCGTTCCAGATTTTGTGCATGTACTTGCTGATGGTAAAATCATCAAAACTGGCGACAAAAACTTGGCTCTTGAACTAGAAGAAAAAGGCTACGATTGGCTTAAATAA
- the rsmD gene encoding 16S rRNA (guanine(966)-N(2))-methyltransferase RsmD, with protein MRIISGKWKGRKLQAPKNLPTRPTTDFAKEGLFNVLNSRFYFEDLQVLDLFAGIGSISYEFASRGCQSVTGVDKHAACVKFINQIKEQLELDNLQIFKADVFSFLAQNQGLSYDLIFADPPFEFEKESYREILDLVLENQLLKPEGTLILEHSKKMDLSDFPNYKETKKYGNVHFSFFSK; from the coding sequence ATGAGAATAATCTCTGGAAAATGGAAAGGTCGTAAATTGCAGGCACCTAAAAATCTACCTACTCGTCCCACTACAGATTTTGCCAAAGAAGGCTTGTTTAATGTGTTAAACAGCCGTTTTTATTTCGAAGATTTACAAGTTTTGGATCTCTTTGCGGGCATTGGTAGCATTTCGTATGAGTTTGCTTCTAGAGGTTGCCAATCTGTTACGGGAGTAGATAAACACGCTGCTTGCGTAAAATTCATCAACCAGATCAAAGAGCAATTAGAACTTGATAACCTACAAATTTTTAAAGCAGATGTTTTTAGTTTTTTAGCTCAGAATCAAGGTTTAAGCTATGATTTAATCTTTGCCGATCCGCCGTTTGAATTTGAAAAAGAATCTTACCGAGAAATATTGGATTTAGTGCTTGAAAATCAGCTGTTAAAACCAGAAGGAACTTTGATTTTAGAGCACTCTAAAAAAATGGATTTAAGCGATTTTCCAAATTATAAAGAAACCAAAAAGTACGGAAATGTACATTTTAGTTTCTTTAGTAAATAA
- a CDS encoding FAD:protein FMN transferase yields MKKSIILASSLLLLNVGCNKKTESIEPTLRYAKGDAFGSSYGIQYYSNKDLSDEIVKALTFFDDKISTYKSGTDVDRFNQSEKGMAVDSVVIDLWKQCQDFNQKTDGYFDPTVQPLSNLYGFKKAKIHNKPSQAQVDSVMQFVGIAKTTVRNDSILKNDARTELVFNAITGYINDYVAHILDQAGVKSYLVEIGGEIRAKGKKEDGNTWVVGVDVPKSGDQDLFTTVPLDNESLATSGNYRKFHILDNGDKVVHTMNPIDGTSGISNLLSATVIAPTAAEADATATALMAMGLDKAKAYAQNRKDLKFLLIWTDDKGEFQSEKFNNF; encoded by the coding sequence ATGAAAAAATCGATTATTTTAGCCTCCTCTCTTTTATTATTAAATGTAGGCTGCAACAAAAAAACTGAATCAATCGAGCCTACTTTGCGTTATGCTAAAGGCGATGCTTTTGGATCGAGTTATGGGATTCAATATTATTCAAACAAAGATTTAAGTGATGAAATTGTAAAAGCTCTTACTTTTTTCGATGACAAAATCTCTACTTACAAATCGGGTACAGATGTCGATCGATTCAATCAATCGGAAAAAGGTATGGCTGTGGATTCTGTAGTGATTGATTTATGGAAACAGTGCCAAGATTTTAACCAAAAAACTGATGGCTATTTCGACCCTACAGTGCAGCCGCTTTCTAATCTTTACGGATTTAAAAAAGCTAAAATCCACAATAAGCCAAGCCAAGCACAAGTGGATTCCGTAATGCAATTTGTAGGAATTGCTAAAACCACTGTACGCAACGACTCTATTTTAAAAAATGATGCCAGAACCGAATTAGTCTTCAATGCTATTACGGGCTATATCAATGATTATGTGGCACATATACTCGACCAAGCGGGGGTAAAAAGTTACTTAGTTGAAATCGGTGGCGAAATCAGAGCCAAAGGCAAAAAAGAAGATGGAAACACTTGGGTTGTAGGTGTAGATGTGCCTAAATCGGGCGATCAAGATTTGTTTACTACCGTTCCGCTTGACAATGAGTCGCTTGCTACTTCTGGAAATTACCGCAAATTCCATATTTTAGACAACGGCGACAAAGTGGTGCACACCATGAACCCTATCGACGGAACCTCGGGAATTAGCAACCTTTTAAGTGCCACGGTGATCGCCCCCACGGCTGCCGAGGCAGATGCCACCGCAACTGCCCTAATGGCTATGGGATTGGACAAAGCTAAAGCCTATGCACAAAATCGCAAAGATTTGAAATTTCTCCTTATCTGGACAGATGACAAAGGAGAATTTCAATCAGAAAAATTCAATAATTTTTAA
- the sufD gene encoding Fe-S cluster assembly protein SufD produces the protein MSKFLEEIKSHFESHPSPSNRQTQAFEEFMQEGFPTTKDEEWRFTNLKPVISQKYNLQLSEEALNLRDVEQYFIPELDSYKIVFLNGFFAENLSNIGSEIEFLPVAMAKENAIYQKYLNTVLKHENSLESLNAALATNGYYIHIKHNQKVEKPIEILFFTNEAQASFIQPKNLIVAGDHAALNVIESHLSLNNHPHFTNAVTEIVVGENTQINFYKTQNDTEHTALIDQVFAEQKQGSVVSIDTLSLGGKFTRNGLNFKQLGENCNSLMQAVSLGKGEQLIDHHTLVEHTAANCESHELYRTILDEKSKGVFNGKIIVDPEAQKIDAFQQNNNILLTDDASISTKPQLEIFADDVKCSHGCTVGQIDKDALFYMQQRGIPTKEAQAFLLYAFSADVLSSIEIEPLKIYWTKLLASKLKVELDF, from the coding sequence ATGTCTAAATTTTTAGAAGAAATAAAATCTCATTTTGAATCCCATCCCTCTCCAAGCAATCGCCAAACACAGGCGTTTGAGGAGTTTATGCAGGAAGGATTCCCTACCACCAAAGACGAGGAATGGCGATTTACTAATTTAAAACCTGTCATCTCTCAGAAATATAATTTGCAATTGAGCGAAGAAGCATTGAATCTTCGTGATGTTGAGCAGTACTTTATCCCTGAGCTTGATAGCTACAAAATTGTATTTCTAAACGGATTTTTTGCCGAAAATTTATCCAATATCGGTAGCGAAATTGAGTTTTTACCTGTAGCAATGGCAAAAGAAAACGCCATTTATCAAAAATATTTAAATACCGTACTTAAGCACGAAAATTCACTTGAATCTTTGAACGCTGCTTTGGCTACCAACGGATACTATATCCACATCAAGCACAATCAAAAAGTAGAAAAACCGATTGAAATCCTGTTTTTTACCAATGAGGCACAAGCAAGCTTCATTCAGCCAAAAAATTTGATTGTAGCGGGAGACCATGCAGCTCTAAATGTGATTGAATCACATTTAAGTTTAAACAACCACCCACATTTCACCAATGCGGTAACCGAAATTGTGGTGGGGGAAAATACGCAAATCAATTTCTACAAAACCCAAAACGATACCGAGCATACAGCACTCATAGACCAAGTATTTGCCGAGCAAAAACAGGGAAGTGTTGTGAGTATTGACACTTTATCTTTAGGAGGAAAATTCACTAGAAATGGTTTAAATTTTAAACAATTGGGCGAAAATTGTAACTCACTAATGCAAGCCGTGAGCTTGGGCAAAGGCGAACAATTAATCGACCACCACACACTTGTGGAGCACACCGCTGCTAATTGCGAAAGCCATGAATTATACCGCACCATCTTAGATGAAAAGTCGAAAGGAGTATTCAACGGGAAAATCATTGTGGATCCAGAGGCACAAAAAATTGATGCGTTTCAGCAGAACAACAATATTTTACTTACGGACGACGCAAGTATCAGCACCAAACCGCAATTAGAAATCTTTGCCGATGATGTAAAATGCTCGCACGGGTGCACCGTGGGGCAGATTGACAAAGACGCATTATTCTATATGCAACAACGCGGTATCCCGACCAAGGAAGCACAAGCCTTTTTATTGTATGCTTTCTCGGCAGATGTACTTTCAAGCATCGAAATCGAACCACTAAAAATATATTGGACTAAACTTTTGGCGTCAAAACTAAAAGTTGAACTTGATTTTTAG
- a CDS encoding CoA pyrophosphatase, which produces MKPINNLTSSNIKSLFRNTKTPGWKAQKVMAPPYRQNLVDKARYNPANPRIAAVLIIVYEENGELYFPVIHRNTYPGVHSNQIGFPGGRVESVDGDLQDTALRESLEEINANPNCIEIVGELSQLFIPPSNFMVHPFVGVYNGKPDFIPSEREVKAIIPLKLNEFIHSPNIIEHTVVVDNIAHQVPAFALPNNLICWGATAMMLNEFLVFLRNSLNL; this is translated from the coding sequence ATGAAACCTATAAATAACCTTACATCCTCAAACATTAAAAGCCTATTTAGAAACACAAAAACACCTGGCTGGAAAGCCCAAAAAGTAATGGCACCGCCCTATCGTCAAAACTTGGTAGACAAGGCAAGATACAATCCTGCCAATCCTAGGATTGCAGCTGTGCTCATCATAGTATATGAAGAAAATGGCGAATTGTATTTTCCCGTAATTCACAGAAACACCTACCCTGGCGTGCATTCCAATCAAATTGGATTCCCTGGTGGAAGGGTGGAATCCGTAGATGGAGATCTGCAAGATACTGCTTTGCGAGAAAGTCTAGAAGAAATCAATGCAAATCCCAATTGTATAGAAATCGTGGGCGAATTAAGCCAATTATTTATTCCGCCAAGCAACTTTATGGTGCATCCCTTTGTAGGTGTTTACAATGGCAAACCAGATTTCATCCCCTCTGAGCGAGAAGTAAAAGCCATTATTCCATTAAAATTAAATGAATTTATTCACTCACCCAACATTATAGAACACACCGTAGTTGTAGACAACATTGCACACCAAGTGCCTGCATTTGCTTTGCCCAACAATTTAATTTGCTGGGGTGCAACTGCGATGATGTTAAATGAATTTCTTGTATTTTTGCGAAATTCATTAAATTTGTAG
- a CDS encoding DUF3822 family protein, with the protein MSSNILSILFEKDGFSFCSFKDQKIIATDFTPYEVNSEVAIELVLENKIKDNLYLKQEYDQVYAQVLGEQFCIVPSEYYQQEKDNELWISFNTDLYENDKVVNEKLVNTDAHFLYSYPIEIEQMLSKIYPKYEISSASSAFLNAISTDNETPEVFVNIHHRSVEILCLKNQKLLFYNVFSVQSENDIIYYILNVYKQLSLDTNQDKLYFFGNEEDWEGLIKKLLNFVRHVIPGVNDATELQYYTHYLKLL; encoded by the coding sequence ATGAGCAGTAATATTTTATCCATCCTTTTTGAAAAGGATGGATTTTCTTTTTGTAGTTTTAAGGATCAGAAGATTATTGCCACAGATTTTACGCCTTATGAGGTAAATTCTGAGGTGGCAATAGAACTCGTGCTAGAGAATAAAATCAAAGATAATTTATATCTAAAGCAAGAGTATGATCAAGTTTATGCGCAAGTGCTCGGAGAGCAATTTTGTATTGTGCCAAGTGAGTACTACCAGCAAGAAAAAGACAATGAATTGTGGATTTCTTTCAATACAGATTTATATGAAAACGATAAAGTAGTAAACGAAAAACTTGTAAATACCGATGCACATTTTCTATACAGTTATCCCATAGAAATTGAGCAGATGTTGTCTAAAATTTATCCTAAATACGAAATTTCGAGTGCATCGAGTGCTTTTTTAAATGCAATAAGTACCGATAACGAAACGCCAGAAGTTTTTGTGAATATCCATCATCGTTCGGTAGAGATTTTATGTCTTAAAAATCAAAAATTGTTGTTTTACAATGTATTTTCGGTGCAATCGGAAAATGATATAATTTATTATATTTTAAATGTTTATAAGCAACTTTCGCTAGATACCAATCAAGATAAATTATACTTTTTTGGAAATGAAGAAGATTGGGAAGGGCTCATTAAAAAACTTTTAAATTTTGTGCGCCATGTGATCCCTGGAGTGAACGATGCTACTGAATTACAATATTATACCCATTATTTAAAACTATTATGA